acagagacaccaaactttcagttattgatcatcattaggtgtcctAAAAGACCCTGTGGggaaatgatgacatcgcttaagccacgccccttgagaacaggaagtgtcatgttttactgtgaacggttgctatcttagccctttgacctaatcaacatgaaactgtgtccagagacagaagacatgttggtgtgttgaggattccaaccccgaccggctttgacatagcaggtgggtgtggcggcgtggcgaagtgacctgtaacgccgatgccatacgtttgcttctagattccacatgtttcgaccgagctgcaccaaacttggcctgagtgatacTGGTGGgatgcccgtcgatcctacgtcatcatattatgacgtcatctaagccccgccccctcacaacaggaagtgctatttttttccttggaaactttcatctatggctctcttgacctaatcaaggtgattctgtgttggatgacagataggaagttggtctcgcttgctttaaagtgccaagagttttcaatggcggcaacgctgttcgtatacgtttgcctctacattccacatattttgaccgagctgcatcaaacttggcctgagtgatcctggtgggatgcccgtcgatcctacgtcatcatattatgacgtcatctaagccccgccccctcggaacaggaagtgtcattttttttccttggaaagctctgtttatggctctcttgacctaatcaagatgattcggatgataaactctgtcaatgctcgctgctggctgaaccgggtgggcgtggccaaatggcgaatatcagtccctcgccaaatgcatacgtttggctttaaatcacacatggatcatctgattggcgccaaactggatatgtatgacctttgttcacctctaaagagcccaacgaggttgaaatgtaatttggctccactgcgccccctaagttaatacatcggctatatctcctcgatgcatcgaccgatctgcaccagattttttgacagtcgtcagGGGGCGCCGCCAAACGCATTCACGcatatcgcccggtggacgggcgggggaaatgcgcgacagcttctgcggcggctggcgggcggcggtgctggaaactgcgccGGAGCCTCTGCGGTggcgagcgggctgcggctctggaaaccgtgcaacagcttctgcggtggctggaacccccgcggtggccaataggccggagcggcgcttgctgcgagggccgcccgaggctgcttgcagctttaattggtTTTAAAACTCTCTTGCGAGCACTTTGTTTGGAATTACCAGCCAGATATTTGTGTTAAATCAGCCAAACTCACTTTAGATGCATTATCTTACAACAGACCATGGTCACCTTTTTTCCCCATATTGTTTAATGGGATACATAAACTCTTCTTTTTCAACTGACAAGCTTCCGCATTCTATGTACGTCACTGGGAAACGTCACAGTTGTAAGCTAGTTGAAGATCTCCCTGCATCGTTTTTGCAATATAGGCACATGTATACGGAATTACTAAAGGCAAATGGTTAGAGGAGACAAACTTTAGACAAGaacttagaaaagaaaaaaaacacaaacagaaaataaatttaatagtGTGTAGAAAATCATCACTTAtctgtttattatatttaagaATATAACTGGTTCCTAtagaatatgttttatttatcccCAAGGGGAAAGTTCTTGTGGTTTTCTTGTTCCCAATTCTTTTACCTGTGATGCTGTGTTGCAACAGCTCATTGCTAAAGTGGTGGACATTTGGTGAAGTCTGTCCatctcacattgtgaaagagaaaaaagtttaaagaaactgaagtttggcaaaaaaaacccactgtaTTTATTATTCACAGGATCTAATGCAGTGTCTCAAATTGCTGTCCTGAAGGGCCAGTTTATAAATTAACCTTTATGCCAATCAAGATAAATGGCATCTAATGAGTacctaaaaacatgaaatataactataataataaaaaaaatctattgatCTTTGTCATAAAGACGAATCAGATCTGTTTCTTTACTTTCATATAGCTTAGGAAGAACAGTTGAACACAAAACTATAAATACACATTCAGATGTTTGCTTAATGTCTCCTTTCTAGTCCATGATATTGAGTGATAACgtgcaatatattttttaattaataaatgcaaatttatgaCTTATGTTTATGTGCATAACCTTTCCATTATAAATTGGTTGTAATTTTCTAAGCATTTCTTGCACCGTGATTCACAAATTCAAGTTTTGAGAGAAAACTAGATTCTCTGTATTTCAAACATGTGGGAGgacatgaaaacattaaaaggtgTATGGATGAGCTGCTGACAAATTTTTGATGTCATTGTGGTTGTCACAATACTAAAATTTCTatctctaaaatattttataccaTTTCTATAGTGCAACATTTTGTGAAGGCTGCGGGTTTCATCCAGTTGAgagcaaaaatgtaattaattacaatGTCAGTATTTGAATTTTCTATGACTGGAAAAAAGTAGGGGGAAAACTCGGCCTTTGTTTAGAAAAATACCTAcggtcatttaaaaaatgtcacttcCCTGTTTGGCAAAACAGTAGACAGTGGTTCTGCTTTGTGTGAGCAGatgtggttctgctggaggttacTTCCTGTTAAAGGAGTTTTTCCTCTGCACTGTCACTATATGCATACTCTGTATGAGGAATTGTTGTAAAGTCAATAACACAAATGATTGTCTGCTGTCGCTTGTGCTAAAGCTGGGTGATTatggcttaaaaacaaaatctccaatgtaaagtttttttctcaccttctcaacaataaattacaaatgacagaaaatatcttaaatgcaaattaaatgtaatataaaatatatttaaatgttaaatatagtttcaaaaactgacttttttaaaatcctgcttTCTGTGAGTTGTCATGAAGTAGAAATAAAtggaagctgtaaaacaagcttgtcaaacaagattgAAAAGCATGGTTGGCTAACATAACTGAATTATGGAAACACAAGTAGTACATTTTTGAGAATAAAACCCTGGTTTTCAAAAgttccattttaaaaaacagaaaatttgacaAACTGATTTATTGGCCAGCCCTAGTACATGCCACTCCAAGTCAAATGCAAAATACcagattgaaaataaaaatattggatCATACCATGGAGGAGGTGACGGATCCTGAACATTAAATGGGTTTAAGACTGAAGGCTTAAAGAAGCTAAAGCTACTGACAACATGCCAAACTAAGATAATTTAAATAGTAAAAGACCAATCATAGAACAAAATGCTACTTAttaaaatactcaataaatattcaataaatagttACAAATTCTTGTGCGCAAATGGTTATTGATATGTAAAGCTACAGTTAAAGTGCAGTGCTGAATAAAATGCTAGTTAAGGTGATTTTAATAAAGTGCAAAGTGGTGATGTGCAAGATACTTGAGTAGAAACAGTCCCAGTAATGAAGACATCTCAATTCAAGTCAGTTTATATTATTAACCatagaaataaaagcttctgaTCATGATAAACTAAGTCTgtgagaaaatataaattaaggATGAAAAGGTAAGACAAATATCTCTGATTACTTGTGTTAATACATTTAACTGATCCCTTGCTGCCCCACTTCAGTGTACGATGATGCAGTGGAAGAAAGGGTCATCAATGAAGAATACAAGATCTGGAAGAGGAACACTCCATTTCTGTACGACCTGGTCATGACCCATGCCCTGGAGTGGCCCAGTCTGACTGTGCAGTGGCTTCCAGATGTCAACAGGTAATTACAATTGTTTCTGTCATGGAGCATAATAAAGTCTCAGTAATGGTGACATGGAAATGCCTGATGGACTGCTGACCTGGAAAAATCAACCAGTTTGCATGTCTGTCTGGTAATGATGCAGCTGCTCTCTATGTGGTAAGCACAAAATTGTCCTAATGGAGACTGACTGGTAATGACATTTTGTTCTCTTAGATTATTGTTGATGGTTTTCGCTATGTGACATTTCACAAGCCAGTTATCCCCAGCATCAAAAGTCTATAAAAagcacaacacagagacaatACGGTACATGCTTTTTCTAGTTACTGTCATCCCAGAACAACACAGAGAAACCTATTGGCAGGTAATTGTCTAGAACTTAATGGCCAAGTGAAACACCTCCACACCTTCAAAGAACTTTGAGCATGAATCTGGTGATCTTACAACTACAACAGCAAGAAGGGAGACCTGGACCCAGAGTTTTGAAGGAGAAACCCTGTGCCTTTCTCCCATTGATATACAGTTTCCCTGCTGCCCTAGCCTGGCCCACTGCCTTCCTCCACAATTCTGCTTGAAAAAGCACAGTCTGGACTTTCTGCCCTGTACTTGGTCATCTCTGGTAGAATTTTAAACAGGCTAATGAGCgagcagaaggagaagttgtgaatgatgacgTTACTACAGGAAGTCCAGTCTCTCCTGGGCCTTCATCTGaacagtgtctgtgtgtgaggtTCATCTCAGGTCTTAGAAAGAGTGGTTCTGAAGAATCAAAGTCAGGATATATTTACTTTATGTTCATCTCTAACTTCTttataaaatactgtttttcttttacaagcGCTTTTTCTGGGATGTTTGAAACTAGCATTGATTCTCCTtatcttttctttgtgaaaaatgCATGCTTAGGCCAGAGGGGAAGGACTACACAGTCCACCGGCTGGTTCTGGGGACCCACACATCAGATGAGCAAAACCATCTTGTAATAGCCAGTGTCCAGGTACCAAACGACGACGCCCAATTTGATGCATCACACTACGATAGTGAAAAAGGAGGTTAGTACATAGATCATCTTGCAGTTTCATAGCAACTAAACTATTTTCTattaacaaaatcaaaattttagtGACTAAAATTTCTAACTGTATCCATGGCCAACGTATTCATACCACTTCAATCTTTaccacattttgtgacattctAACCACAAAGTTCAATACATTTGATCTGATTTTCATtggttcattttcattttaagttatttCTGTAACCATTGTGTGGTTTTTGGTCATTAACCAACAATTTTGTCTGTGTATGTAGATCTTACACACATAGATTTAGCATTATGAATTCCATTCTAAACCACATACATAAATCATATTCACTTAGTATGTTGAAACTTAgggtttttttgtgggtttttttaatcttccagCAGGTATGTTGTTGGAGGTTCTGCTGTGTGTAGGTGTGGTGTGTTCATGGCCTCTGAGTAAATGACAGGTACAGTATGTATGATGAGAAGCAAATATCCAGTGATGCTACTGGCTGCAGCCAGGGATGGAGTACTGTAGTTCTTATATCGCACTATAACTGGCCACAGGTGATGTTTTATATGCAGCTGTGCGATGTTTTATCAGATTCTAGTGCTTTCAATGTCGGGCCTGTGTGTTGTCAGAGTTTGGTGGGTTTGGCTCAGTGAGTGGGAAAATAGAGATTGAGATCAAGATTAACCATGAAGGAGAGGTGAACCGAGCACGCTACATGCCCCAGAATCCCTGCATTATTGCCACCAAAACTCCCACATCTGACGTTCTGGTCTTTGACTACACCAAGCACCCATCAAAGCCAGGTGAGTCAAGATGGAGCTTTTGCCTATTGACTGTTCCTAAATAGTCAATAGGCATTTAGCCTATTGACTATTTAGGAACGGGAGTGATCATAAATTatgaatattaatattattatttcagatCCCAGTGGGGAGTGCAGTCCTGACCTGAGGCTCAAAGGTCACCAGAAAGAAGGTTACGGCCTTTCCTGGAATCCAAACCTCAGTGGCAACCTGCTCAGTGCCTCTGATGACCATGTAAGTGGCTGAAGAAACACTTAATAGTGCTCTGCTCTCTACTTTCCTAAAATCTACATCTGAGTATTTGCTTATATCGACATTCATAAAATGGATATGATCATGTTGGGTTAGGGGTTTTGGGTTATGTCCAGTTGGacatgggggggggggttgaTCAGAAAGCAGAACCTTCCTGCCTATAAGAGATCTGAAGAACTGAACAATTGCAAGAATAATGTGcgatgttttcctttttccttcacAGACCATCTGTCTGTGGGACATCGGCACCGGCCCAAAGGAAGGAAAAATTGTCGACGCTAAGACCATCTTCACTGGTCACACCGCAGTTGTGGAAGACGTGTCGTGGCATTTACTCCATGAATCCTTGTTTGGCTCTGTTGCTGATGATCAGAAACTAATGATGTCAGTAGCTGATGtcaaagcagaaactttccataaaACGCTACTCCTCCATGTTGTGTTTCTAGTAACTGACATGTTCCTGTTGCTTCCTTTGGGGTTTGTGCTGCTTCAGATGGGACACTCGTTCCAACAACACTTCTAAAGCCAGCCACTCGGTTGATGCTCACACTGCTGAGGTCAACTGTCTGAGCTTCAATCCCTACAGCGAGTTCATTCTTGCTACAGGTTCTGCAGATAAGGTGGAAACCATGCTAACATGTGCAAATGCAAGCTTAACTGTTACTCCCAACTGATTAAAGACAgatgtctttttctgtttggtcCTCCCAGACTGTTGCATTGTGGGATCTAAGGAATCTCAAACTGAAGCTCCACTCTTTTGAGTCCCACAAGGATGAAATTTTCCAAGTAAgaat
This genomic stretch from Xiphophorus hellerii strain 12219 chromosome 4, Xiphophorus_hellerii-4.1, whole genome shotgun sequence harbors:
- the rbbp7 gene encoding histone-binding protein RBBP7 isoform X1, which codes for MAEKEVYDDAVEERVINEEYKIWKRNTPFLYDLVMTHALEWPSLTVQWLPDVNRPEGKDYTVHRLVLGTHTSDEQNHLVIASVQVPNDDAQFDASHYDSEKGAEFGGFGSVSGKIEIEIKINHEGEVNRARYMPQNPCIIATKTPTSDVLVFDYTKHPSKPDPSGECSPDLRLKGHQKEGYGLSWNPNLSGNLLSASDDHTICLWDIGTGPKEGKIVDAKTIFTGHTAVVEDVSWHLLHESLFGSVADDQKLMIWDTRSNNTSKASHSVDAHTAEVNCLSFNPYSEFILATGSADKTVALWDLRNLKLKLHSFESHKDEIFQVQWSPHNETILASSGTDRRLNVWDLSKIGEEQSSEDAEDGPPELLFIHGGHTAKISDFSWNPNEPWVICSVSEDNIMQVWQMAENIYNDEEPDNTPASELEAQG
- the rbbp7 gene encoding histone-binding protein RBBP7 isoform X2 translates to MAEKEVYDDAVEERVINEEYKIWKRNTPFLYDLVMTHALEWPSLTVQWLPDVNRPEGKDYTVHRLVLGTHTSDEQNHLVIASVQVPNDDAQFDASHYDSEKGEFGGFGSVSGKIEIEIKINHEGEVNRARYMPQNPCIIATKTPTSDVLVFDYTKHPSKPDPSGECSPDLRLKGHQKEGYGLSWNPNLSGNLLSASDDHTICLWDIGTGPKEGKIVDAKTIFTGHTAVVEDVSWHLLHESLFGSVADDQKLMIWDTRSNNTSKASHSVDAHTAEVNCLSFNPYSEFILATGSADKTVALWDLRNLKLKLHSFESHKDEIFQVQWSPHNETILASSGTDRRLNVWDLSKIGEEQSSEDAEDGPPELLFIHGGHTAKISDFSWNPNEPWVICSVSEDNIMQVWQMAENIYNDEEPDNTPASELEAQG